ctgaaACATTAACATGtgacaaacatgcaaaaaaatataaaatcaggAAGGGGCCAACACTTTTTCACACCACTGTATGTGCTTCTTTCGTTTCATTTTAGATCTAATGGAAATTGAAGAAACAACGGTATCAGTATGTCCTCATTGTGGAAAGAGATTGGGAAGTAAAGAGCAGCTTGTGAAGCACATAAGAATCCACACTGAAGAAAAGCCCTTCACCtgccctcagtgtggaaagagtttcacaagaAAAAGTGTACTCAAGACCCACataagaattcacactggagaaaagccgtatgcatgtgttcagtgtggaaagagtttcacaagaAAAAGTCGTCTAGAtgtccacatgagaattcacactggagaaaagctgtatgcatgtgttcagtgtggaaagagtttcacaagaAAAAGTAATCTCAAGacccacatgagaattcacactggagaaaagccattcacatgtgttcagtgtggaaagagtttcacaaacaaatgtcaTCTAGAgaaccacatgagaattcacactggagaacggCCTTTCAactgtcctcagtgtggaaagagtttcacactAAAAGGTCATCTCAAGACccacatgagaactcacactggagaaaagccatACGCATGTCTGCTGTGTGGAAAAGGTTTTGCACAAAAAAGAAATCTAGAggaccacatgagaattcacactggagagtgTACATAcgcatgtgttcagtgtggaaagagttttgcaGAAAAAACAAATCTAGAGGACCACATAAGAATTCACTctggagagcgtccatacacTTGTCTTCAGTGTGGAAGGAGCTTCCCAAGAAAAAGTAATCTAGAtgtccacatgagaattcacactggagaaaagccatTCCCATGTCTGCTGTGTGGAAAAGGTttatcagaaaaaagaaatctagaggaccacatgagaattcactctggagagcgtccatacacttgtcttcagtgtggaaagagtttcccAAGAAAAAGTTATCTAGAGGTccacatgagaactcacactggagaaaagccattcacatgtgttcagtgtggaaagagtttcgcACGAAAAAGAAATCTAGAGGAACACATccgagttcacactggagaaacacCATTCATATGTCtgcagtgtggaaagagtttcacacgAAAAGGAACTCTAGAGatccacatgagaattcacactggagaaaagccattcacatgtgttcagtgtggaaagagttttgcaaaaaataaagttcTAGAGAAACACATGAGAGTTCATGCTGAAGAGCGCTCATAACAATGG
The DNA window shown above is from Triplophysa rosa unplaced genomic scaffold, Trosa_1v2 scaffold160_ERROPOS443136, whole genome shotgun sequence and carries:
- the LOC130549726 gene encoding gastrula zinc finger protein XlCGF57.1-like isoform X2 is translated as MCFFRFILDLMEIEETTVSVCPHCGKRLGSKEQLVKHIRIHTEEKPFTCPQCGKSFTRKSVLKTHIRIHTGEKPYACVQCGKSFTRKSRLDVHMRIHTGEKLYACVQCGKSFTRKSNLKTHMRIHTGEKPFTCVQCGKSFTNKCHLENHMRIHTGERPFNCPQCGKSFTLKGHLKTHMRTHTGEKPYACLLCGKGFAQKRNLEDHMRIHTGECTYACVQCGKSFAEKTNLEDHIRIHSGERPYTCLQCGRSFPRKSNLDVHMRIHTGEKPFPCLLCGKGLSEKRNLEDHMRIHSGERPYTCLQCGKSFPRKSYLEVHMRTHTGEKPFTCVQCGKSFARKRNLEEHIRVHTGETPFICLQCGKSFTRKGTLEIHMRIHTGEKPFTCVQCGKSFAKNKVLEKHMRVHAEERS
- the LOC130549726 gene encoding gastrula zinc finger protein XlCGF57.1-like isoform X1 translates to MCDAEFIKEESEDMSVTDTSTMRNEDAAEQRDLMEIEETTVSVCPHCGKRLGSKEQLVKHIRIHTEEKPFTCPQCGKSFTRKSVLKTHIRIHTGEKPYACVQCGKSFTRKSRLDVHMRIHTGEKLYACVQCGKSFTRKSNLKTHMRIHTGEKPFTCVQCGKSFTNKCHLENHMRIHTGERPFNCPQCGKSFTLKGHLKTHMRTHTGEKPYACLLCGKGFAQKRNLEDHMRIHTGECTYACVQCGKSFAEKTNLEDHIRIHSGERPYTCLQCGRSFPRKSNLDVHMRIHTGEKPFPCLLCGKGLSEKRNLEDHMRIHSGERPYTCLQCGKSFPRKSYLEVHMRTHTGEKPFTCVQCGKSFARKRNLEEHIRVHTGETPFICLQCGKSFTRKGTLEIHMRIHTGEKPFTCVQCGKSFAKNKVLEKHMRVHAEERS